From Papaver somniferum cultivar HN1 unplaced genomic scaffold, ASM357369v1 unplaced-scaffold_99, whole genome shotgun sequence, the proteins below share one genomic window:
- the LOC113346441 gene encoding nitrate reductase [NADH]-like: MAASVENRQYNSRLESGLAVRGFKTNPTHRSDSPIRGCNFPMSTTERLSIQAKPVIEDLSSDDEEDQNEQWKDFGKINNEIEPSAIDSKDEGTADNWIERNPSMIRLTGKHPFNSEAPLTRLMHHGFITPVPLHYVRNHGAVPKLKWEDWTVEICGLVKRPLRITMDHLINDFASREFPATLVCAGNRRKEQNMIKQTIGFNWGGAGVSTSVWRGARLCDVLKRCGIMSRKKGALNVCFEGAEDLPGGGGSKYGTSIKKEFAMDPARDIILAYMQNGERLSPDHGFPVRMIIPGFIGGRMVKWLKRIIVTTPESQNHYHFMDNRVLPSHVDAELANSQAWWYKPEYIINELNINSVITTPCHEEILPINAATTQRAYTLRGYAYSGGGKKVTRVEVTMDGGESWLVCTLDHPEKPNKYGKYWCWCFWSLEVEVLDLLGAKEIAVRAWDETLNTQPEKLIWNVMGMMNNCWFKVKTNVCKPHKGEIGLVFEHPTQAGNQPGGWMVRQKHLENSEGPHTLKKSLSTPFMNTTSKMYSISEVKKHNSPDSAWIIVHGHVYDCTRFLKDHPGGSDSILINAGTDCTEEFDAIHSDKAKNLLEDFRIGELIATGYTSDSSSSPNNSVHGSGSLSHLAPIKEIGIAKPVALVGRDKIQCKLIAKTSISHDVRVFRFALPSADQVLGLPVGKHIFVCAHVNDKLCMRAYTPSSTVDEVGYFELVIKVYFGGVHPKFPNGGIMSQHLDSLPLGGTIDVKGPLGHIEYTGRGNFTVHGKHKFAKRLAMLAGGTGITPIYQIVQAILKDPEDETEMHIVFANRTEDDILLMDELDSWAEKHERLKVWYVVGETLREGWKYSVGFITEEVLREHIPPASEDTLALACGPPPMIQFAVTPNLEKMNYDVKNSLLVF, from the exons GACGAGGAGGATCAAAACGAGCAGTGGAAAGATTTCGGCAAGATAAACAATGAGATAGAGCCGTCTGCTATTGACTCGAAAGATGAAGGAACCGCTGATAATTGGATTGAACGCAACCCTTCCATGATTCGGTTAACAGGAAAGCACCCGTTCAATTCAGAAGCACCATTAACTCGTCTCATGCATCACGGGTTTATCACACCTGTTCCTCTTCATTACGTTCGTAATCACGGAGCTGTTCCAAAACTTAAATGGGAGGATTGGACAGTTGAGATTTGTGGATTAGTAAAGCGTCCGTTACGTATCACTATGGATCATCTCATTAATGATTTCGCAAGCCGTGAGTTTCCAGCTACACTTGTCTGTGCAGGTAACAGACGTAAAGAGCAGAATATGATAAAACAAACAATTGGGTTTAACTGGGGAGGCGCAGGAGTATCGACTTCTGTATGGCGTGGTGCACGTTTATGTGACGTATTAAAGCGTTGTGGAATCATGAGTCGTAAGAAAGGTGCTCTGAATGTTTGTTTCGAAGGAGCTGAAGATTTACCCGGTGGCGGTGGATCTAAATACGGAACTAGTATAAAGAAGGAATTTGCAATGGATCCTGCTCGTGACATAATTCTAGCTTACATGCAAAATGGTGAACGTTTGTCTCCTGATCACGGATTTCCAGTCCGTATGATAATTCCGGGTTTCATCGGAGGAAGAATGGTGAAGTGGTTAAAGAGAATTATCGTCACAACTCCAGAATCTCAAAACCACTACCATTTCATGGACAATCGGGTTCTTCCTTCTCATGTCGACGCTGAACTGGCCAATTCTCAAG CATGGTGGTATAAGCCAGAGTACATCATCAATGAGTTGAACATAAACTCAGTGATTACAACTCCTTGTCACGAAGAGATTCTTCCGATAAATGCTGCAACAACACAAAGAGCTTACACATTAAGGGGATACGCATATTCCG GCGGCGGTAAGAAGGTAACTCGTGTCGAAGTAACAATGGACGGCGGAGAGTCATGGTTAGTGTGTACTTTGGATCATCCAGAGAAACCAAACAAGTATGGCAAATATTGGTGCTGGTGTTTTTGGTCACTAGAAGTTGAAGTTCTCGACTTGCTTGGTGCCAAAGAGATTGCGGTCAGGGCTTGGGATGAAACTCTAAACACTCAACCTGAAAAGCTTATCTGGAATGTCATG GGTATGATGAACAACTGTTggttcaaagtgaaaacaaatGTGTGCAAACCACACAAAGGAGAAATCGGTCTAGTTTTCGAGCATCCGACTCAGGCTGGAAACCAACCAGGTGGATGGATGGTTAGACAAAAACATCTTGAAAACTCTGAAGGTCCACATACCCTCAAAAAGAGTTTGTCCACTCCTTTCATGAACACCACGTCAAAAATGTATTCAATCTCAGAGGTGAAAAAGCACAACTCGCCTGACTCGGCATGGATCATTGTTCACGGACATGTTTATGACTGTACCCGGTTCTTGAAAGACCATCCAGGTGGTTCCGATAGTATTCTCATCAATGCAGGTACCGACTGTACCGAAGAATTTGATGCAATTCACTCTGACAAGGCCAAGAATTTACTTGAAGATTTCAGAATCGGTGAACTCATTGCAACTGGTTACACTTCTGACTCGTCATCTTCACCAAACAACTCAGTTCATGGTTCGGGCAGCTTGAGTCACCTTGCTCCTATCAAAGAAATCGGCATTGCCAAACCGGTAGCTCTAGTTGGCCGAGATAAAATCCAATGCAAACTTATTGCCAAGACCTCGATTTCTCATGACGTTCGTGTCTTCAGGTTTGCATTACCTTCAGCCGATCAAGTCCTTGGGTTGCCAGTTGGGAAGCACATATTTGTATGTGCCCACGTTAACGATAAGCTCTGCATGCGTGCTTACACTCCGTCAAGCACAGTTGATGAAGTTGGTTACTTTGAGCTGGTCATTAAAGTCTACTTCGGCGGAGTTCACCCCAAGTTCCCTAATGGAGGTATTATGTCTCAGCACTTGGATTCTCTTCCTCTTGGTGGAACTATCGATGTCAAGGGTCCTTTAGGACACATTGAATACACTGGCCGTGGTAATTTCACTGTTCATGGAAAACACAAGTTTGCCAAACGACTCGCAATGCTTGCTGGTGGCACAGGAATTACACCAATATATCAAATTGTACAAGCAATATTGAAAGATCCAGAGGATGAAACGGAGATGCACATCGTATTCGCAAACAGGACTGAAGATGACATCTTGTTGATGGATGAACTTGATTCTTGGGCAGAGAAGCACGAAAGGTTGAAAGTATGGTACGTTGTTGGTGAAACATTGAGGGAAGGATGGAAGTACAGTGTAGGGTTCATAACTGAAGAGGTCCTGCGGGAACATATTCCTCCGGCATCGGAAGATACATTGGCGTTGGCTTGTGGACCACCACCTATGATTCAATTTGCAGTGACTCCAAATTTGGAGAAGATGAATTATGATGTGAAGAATTCATTGTTGGTGTTCTGA